GTAGCTGCTGTCGTGGCTTCCGCGTCCCTCCGCCGTGCGTATATATTCATAGTCCTTTATAAAACGCGCATAATATGTCATCCGCTCGACTGGCAGTGCATGCCAGATTCCCTCCTTGAACTCCATCGGGAAATGGCACTCGATGCAGGCAAAGGTTGGGACTTCTGCTTCAATCGTCTCCATTCGTGCAGTGCAACGCGGGCAGCGGATCTTGAGGCCGTCGATTACTGCCGGATGCAACAGCTTGTATGTGGATTGAGTAATCATGCGGGTAGCCTCTCAAGATGCAAAAGCATGTGATCGCCTAGTACGCGAAGCCCGGGAAACCGCCGAATAGCGGCATCAGTTATTTCAAATAAGTGCAGAAGGCGGGGACGCTGAGAGATCCAGGAGTCCGCATAAGAAGGAGGTACCGTAACACCGATGCCGGTGATCGAGATGAGGCGGAAGTGACGGGAAAAGCTCTTCCGAATCCCGCTGCACAAAGGATAGTAAATGGGTAGCGTGACGTCGCTGAGGCAGGTCTCGTGGTAACCGTTCCACCTGCGGAATGCTCGTGAGGTATCGCCACGAAGTAGATACCACACCATCTCCCACACGCAGTAGCGCGCCGAAAAGCACAGTAGTGTGGGGGAACGTGGGAGCAGGAGTGGCGCAAGAGCTTCAGCAATATCGTCCAGGTTTCTAACACAATTGAGGCCGGAGAAATTCGAAAATACGCCACTAAAAGGCTGCTCGTGGGCAACTTCACTGATTCTCTCTGTTGCCTGCACATAGAAACGAACGCGATCAGAGACTCCTTCGAGCAACGCCTTCTTGCGAGCCTCCGCGATCATTGCTGTCGATACATCACATGCTGTGACGTGAAAGCCTTGCCGCGCGAAGTGAAGCGCATCTTCACCCGTCCCGCAATTGAGCTCAAGCAGGCGGCTATGCGGAGTGAACACATGTTGCGCGCATTCCCATACGGCTATGCGCTGTGCGCGGCCGACAGAAGTCTCTGTAAATTTCTTGTCGTAGTCTGGCGCAAGGCGATCGAAGGCGAGGGCAGCAACCCTGTTAGGGATCGCGTGTATCACTGTTCCACCTCGTTGTAAGCGGCCATCATCGCAGTGCGGATGTCGCGAATACTCTTCTGCATGAGTGTAAGATCCTGCGATGGCGAACCCGCCTCATCTTTTGCACGGGAGAGCGCGACTTCTTCGCGAAGTAACATGTCGGCGTGGGAGTAAAAGTTGCGGGAGCGCCTTCCTTTTATGCGAAGTTCGCGATCTGAGGTCTGACCCC
This portion of the Edaphobacter sp. 4G125 genome encodes:
- a CDS encoding class I SAM-dependent DNA methyltransferase, producing MIHAIPNRVAALAFDRLAPDYDKKFTETSVGRAQRIAVWECAQHVFTPHSRLLELNCGTGEDALHFARQGFHVTACDVSTAMIAEARKKALLEGVSDRVRFYVQATERISEVAHEQPFSGVFSNFSGLNCVRNLDDIAEALAPLLLPRSPTLLCFSARYCVWEMVWYLLRGDTSRAFRRWNGYHETCLSDVTLPIYYPLCSGIRKSFSRHFRLISITGIGVTVPPSYADSWISQRPRLLHLFEITDAAIRRFPGLRVLGDHMLLHLERLPA